Part of the Oncorhynchus keta strain PuntledgeMale-10-30-2019 chromosome 31, Oket_V2, whole genome shotgun sequence genome, TTGGTCGAGGGGTTTagtaaaggagagaggggtgTTGCAGGAGTCTGATTGGAGGAAGGGTAATTTGCCGGACGAACGTGATTGGGTCCCAGGCCGGAGGGGGGTTGGGGCTGAGCGAGGGAAGTttggagagtggggagagggggaggaggtggcgGAGGAGGGTAAGGAGCATTCGGAGGGTGTCCATGAGGAgttgaggaggcagaggagggagaaagggacgGGGGTTGGGGGGGACCTCCACGGTTTTGGTAGAGAGACGACTCTCGCTGGTTGGTGTCCCTCTCTCGGTCCCTGTCTCTGGGCTGCTGGGCTGGAAAGTGGGGGTGGGGCAGGTGGGGGATCTGAGGTCCACCTGGGTAGTCTCGGCCCAGGTTTGGAGTCATTCCGGGAGGGCTGGGGTACTCACGGGCCGGGCCGGTGGAGGGTGGGCCACCAGGGGGATATTCCTTGGCCCCAGGAGGGTACTCTCTGTGGAAGTGTTCTGGTCCAGAGGGGGGACTGTGCCTTGTCTGTCCCTGGTCCATCGATGGGGGGTAGTCTCGTTTGGAGGCGCTTTGAGGATGTGGGTGGGGGGGTAGGGTAGGGTGGCTGGGGTTGTTTTGGGGTGAGGAAGGGGGATCGCGGTTTAGCATGGGGGCTGCAGGTAACCCACTGGTTGAGCTTGGGGGGTTTCCTAGTGGGAGGGGGTTATTATTGGGGTTACCATTGCCCCCACCTCTCTCATCTGGCCCCCAAACTCGCCCCACCGCCCCCCCTCTTTGTCTCTGGGGTGCCCCCTTCCTCCCCCAGCACAGGTGGGTCCAAACTCTCTGTTCTGATTCTCATTACGATTCAGTAAAGGAAACTCCCTTCctcctacatccctctctccctccctctccctctctctatccctctctctttctctgaacaCCCCCGGTCCAAATTCTCTTCCCCCAGGACCCATGGGGGGGTCTCTCACAGAGCCCTGAGGTCCCAGGCCTGGGTACTCCCGGTTCTGACCCCCAAACTCCCTCCCTTGGACCCCATTAGGACCCCCCATCCCACCAGAAGTGCTGCTGTTACTACCACTAATAGCCGAGAAATCCCTACCTATCTCCCTCCCCCCATACTCCACCctcactccccccctctccctctccctctcgccggccgcccccctctccctttcccctcccccGGAAGCGTACCTGGGGAGGTACTCcttgtgggggtgggggaggtAAGGGGGGTGGGAGGAGGACGAATGACGGGAGGAAGGGGGGTTGTAGACGGATGGCAGTTGCTGCTGCTGCACTGGGGGTTGGTGCTGCGGCTGGTGAGTGTGGTGGTTACCAGAGTAACGGGTGTAGCCCCAGCTCCCCTGGCAACCGGTTGCAGTGCCTCCCTGCCATCCGGTGGGGCTGTAGTGGTGGGGGTGGGGCGGGGGCTGGGAGGGGGGTAATGGGCTGGTTTGgggtaacagagagggaggagccgGCTTGTTGTCCATCAGTTTCTCACctttctccattttctctctctctaccttgacTTCTGAGGGCAGGTTCTGCCCCCCTAGTTCTAAGGGTTTCAGCGCTGGTGGAGGTGgaaggggtggtggaggggggtgtgGAATGTTGGGGTTGCCGTGGGGATAGTCTCCCCCGGCGACAGTTGCCTTGGTCACGCACTGAGCTTTAGCTTTGGAGTTCATTCGATTGCCACTGTGCACAGTGTCAGCGCTGGCCGGTCCATACTCCATCTTGCTTACCAGCTTGGAGTCCTGTGAGAAATAGGACTTCCTGCCACTATTGCTGTCATTGGCTGAATCCCCTGCTCCgcggagagagggaacaggagcaGAGGAAGAAATGGAGGAGGATGGCAGCTTCAGAGAAGGGCTGTCCTCtattcctccatccttcctttcTCCATCCCCGCAAGactcatcccctctcccctctctggctgctctcctttcctctcctcctgtcttccccactcctccctctttccttttcTCCCGTTCCCCCTCTCCTTGCTTTGGTGAGTCTGGACCATCAGAGTCAGAGTCTAAACTGGCTGGAGGCGAGGCAGAAAGACTCGGGAGGAAGATCGGTGTCCTGGTCGATGTCCCGCCCACTGCTCAGACTATTGGCCAAGCTCCCTACAACTGAGCTCCTGCTGCCCTGGGATTGACCATCCTCGTTGTCACTGTCACGTGACTGTCTGGGAGCCGAGGGTGGGGGCGGTATAGTGGGGGGAGTACTGTCAGTTGAATGAGTTGAAGTCGGTGGGTTGGTGACAGAGGAAGAATCCTGATGACATAAGGTGAATATGAGGAAAGTATATATTAATTAAATGTTGACATTAAAACATCCTAATTCAACCTAGTGGTGCAGTTCAACATCACGTTACACTAACCTGGACTTTCTGCCTCTTTGGTGGAGGCACAAGTTCCTCCCCTTCACTCTCTGACGAATCATGGCCTTGCGATCTGTGATTGAAGCGACTGACAGCCAATTCCtcgccagcagctctttgctacGATACAGAATATGCATGTATATCATTTTTTAAAGTAAGAAAGACAAACTCAAAGATATGACACTGCAGGTAAAGCAGTATAAAACACACCACTTTGGCACTACAATTGTATGTATAAGACAACCATGGTGGTGATGACTCATACAGGCACTCATACAGGCATACAGACACACGGCTTCATGTAGATCAATATCTAATGACTGACAGCctcttctctcactcactcacacacacacacacacacacacacacacacacacacacacacacacacacacacacacacacacacacacacacacacacacacacacacacacacacacacacacacacacacacacacacacactttacaataGACAAACCTAGATAGAAAGACTACATGACAAACAAAGCCAAAAGGAGAAAGAGACTGCCATTACTAGAGACACAGAGGGACAACATAACAAGAGTTTCTTAGGGAGAACACGGGAAAGAACAGACATAAAACATGATAGGTTCTCACCGCCTGCCTGTCGGTTCGTTCTGCACGAGAAGGGCTGGGATGCGGGcgtctacccctcctctcctcgttgCTTCCCCCCCGCCTCCGCCCACTGCGCATTGGCATCTGAACCGCCAGGGGTGGAAGGGgcaagaagaaggaggagaaaaggagagaggaggaacaaacgaagagagagaaggggaaatggggtatgaggggggtaaaggagggtagagggaggtagagggtggTTAAAGGGGGGTAGAGGTGGGTAATGGGGGTAGAGTGGGtaaagaggggtagagggaggtaaaggggggtcgagggaggtgaagggggttgagggaggtaaagggggtagagggaggtaaaggggggtgggggggtagagGGTGGTTAAAGGGGGTAGAGGTGGGTAATGGGGTAGAGTGGGTAGAAGTGGGtaaagaggggtagagggaggtaaagggggtcgagggaggtgaaggggggttgagggaggtaaagggggtagagggaggtaaAGGGGGTTGGGGGTAGAGGGACGTAAAGGGGTCAAAACAATAAGTAAAGAGAACATTAGAGGACAAAACCAagtaggaggaggggagagggggaaataaaaagtgagggatggagagggcaGAAAGTCGGGGAAAGGGGATCAGGAAGGGTAAGGAGGAACGAAGGATAATGAAATATGGAGGGGGCAGGaatgagggagaaaagagagaggatcAGTAATGGGTGGGGGAgggaagagaatgaggagggaaaggagagaggatcaGTAATGGGTGGGGGAGGTAAGAGCatgaggagggaaaggagagaagagaagaggaattgGGAGGGTAGAAGGCGGCAAGAacgaggaggagagaagagaacagagaggaataATTATGACATCAATGtccacacagaatacacacacagaatatacacacagaatacacacacagaatacacacacagaaatcacacacagaatatacacacagaatacacacacagaatacacacacacagaatacacacacacagaatacacacacacagaatatacacacagaatacacacacagaatatacacacagaatacacacacagaatatacacacagaatacacacacagaatatacacacagcatacacacacagaatacacacacacagaatacacaca contains:
- the LOC127914263 gene encoding uncharacterized protein LOC127914263; its protein translation is MKTRTHKESMPMRSGRRRGGSNEERRGRRPHPSPSRAERTDRQAQRAAGEELAVSRFNHRSQGHDSSESEGEELVPPPKRQKVQDSSSVTNPPTSTHSTDSTPPTIPPPPSAPRQSRDSDNEDGQSQGSRSSVVGSLANSLSSGRDIDQDTDLPPESFCLASSQFRL